In the genome of Candidatus Reidiella endopervernicosa, one region contains:
- a CDS encoding D-amino acid aminotransferase codes for MSDDTIYLNGEFLPAATATISVMDRGFLFGDGVYEVIPAYSGRLFRLEEHLTRLDQSLAGIRMQNPLSHSEWSELLQALLEKNSGGDQSVYLQVTRGAAEKRDHAFPEGIKPTLFASCTPITQPDESYYADGLNAVTLDDIRWQHCNIKAITLLPNVLLRQQAIDAGGSEAILLRDGNAIEGAASNLFIVEGDTIITPPTGPQLLPGITRDLVLELARANDVPCREEAIDEAQLRHADEVWLTSSTKEIMPVTQLDETPVGNGRPGPVWRRLRELYSAYKVLIKEGKAG; via the coding sequence ATGAGTGACGACACCATCTATCTCAACGGCGAGTTTCTACCCGCTGCTACCGCCACCATCTCGGTAATGGACCGCGGCTTTCTCTTCGGCGACGGCGTCTATGAGGTGATTCCCGCCTACAGTGGACGACTGTTCCGACTTGAAGAGCACCTTACCCGCCTCGACCAGAGCCTGGCTGGTATCCGCATGCAGAACCCGCTCAGCCACAGCGAGTGGTCGGAGCTACTGCAGGCACTACTGGAGAAGAACAGCGGCGGCGACCAGTCAGTCTATCTACAAGTGACCCGCGGGGCCGCTGAGAAGCGCGACCACGCCTTCCCCGAAGGGATCAAACCGACCCTGTTTGCCAGTTGTACACCGATCACCCAGCCCGATGAGAGTTACTACGCCGACGGACTCAACGCCGTCACCCTGGACGATATTCGCTGGCAACACTGCAACATCAAGGCGATCACCCTGCTACCCAACGTACTGCTGCGCCAGCAGGCGATTGATGCTGGCGGTTCTGAGGCCATCCTGTTGAGAGACGGCAACGCCATCGAAGGGGCCGCGAGCAACCTCTTTATCGTTGAGGGCGATACCATCATCACGCCTCCCACTGGGCCACAGCTGTTGCCTGGCATCACCCGCGACCTGGTGCTGGAACTGGCTCGTGCCAATGACGTTCCCTGTCGCGAAGAGGCGATCGACGAGGCACAGCTGCGCCACGCCGATGAGGTCTGGCTGACCAGCTCCACCAAAGAGATCATGCCGGTCACCCAGCTCGACGAAACTCCGGTCGGCAACGGTCGGCCCGGCCCCGTGTGGCGACGTCTACGTGAGCTCTATAGCGCCTACAAGGTTCTTATCAAAGAAGGCAAAGCTGGCTGA
- a CDS encoding D-alanyl-D-alanine carboxypeptidase family protein produces the protein MPLLTRLLTLILFALPTAQAASIVPSPPDVAAKSYVIVDFDSGQELGALNADQQIEPASITKMMTSYVLLHELKSGAIKLDDEVTVSEKAWRAEGSRMFIEVGKRIPVELLLKGMIIQSGNDASIALAEHVAGTEATFAQLMNSHAQRLGLTGTNFMNSTGLPHPDHYTTAHDIATIARALISEFPEHYKWHAEKKFTFNNITQHNRNKLLWRDESVDGIKTGHTESAGYCLVSSAKRSDMRLITVVLGAKSENARATISQSLLNYGFRFYESHKLYDGGKALTQARIWKGATEKLPLGLKNDLYVTIPRGQYKKLKANMALNATITAPAKRGAGYGKVNVTLDGKPLLNRPLIALADVAEGSMFDQLIDDVKMMFE, from the coding sequence ATGCCCTTACTCACCCGACTGCTCACCCTCATTCTGTTTGCACTACCGACCGCACAGGCCGCCTCGATCGTCCCCTCACCGCCCGATGTAGCTGCCAAAAGCTATGTCATAGTCGACTTCGACAGCGGTCAGGAGCTTGGCGCGCTCAATGCAGACCAACAGATTGAACCCGCCAGCATTACCAAGATGATGACCTCCTACGTGCTACTGCATGAGCTGAAATCGGGTGCGATCAAACTCGACGATGAGGTGACGGTCAGCGAGAAGGCGTGGCGCGCCGAGGGTTCACGCATGTTCATCGAGGTGGGCAAACGCATCCCGGTCGAGCTACTGCTGAAGGGGATGATCATCCAGTCGGGTAACGACGCCAGTATCGCCCTGGCCGAACATGTCGCCGGCACTGAAGCGACCTTTGCCCAACTGATGAACAGCCATGCCCAGCGCCTCGGCCTGACCGGCACCAACTTTATGAACAGCACCGGCCTGCCCCACCCCGACCACTACACCACGGCCCACGATATCGCCACCATCGCCCGTGCGCTGATCAGCGAGTTTCCTGAACACTACAAGTGGCATGCAGAGAAGAAGTTCACCTTCAATAACATCACCCAGCACAATCGCAACAAGCTGCTGTGGCGCGACGAATCGGTCGACGGCATCAAGACCGGCCACACCGAATCGGCAGGTTACTGCCTGGTCAGCTCCGCCAAGCGCAGCGACATGCGACTGATCACCGTGGTACTTGGCGCCAAGAGCGAGAATGCCCGCGCCACCATTAGCCAGTCACTGCTCAACTACGGCTTCCGCTTTTATGAGAGCCACAAGCTTTACGACGGTGGCAAGGCGCTTACCCAGGCGCGCATCTGGAAGGGAGCGACGGAGAAGTTACCACTGGGTCTAAAGAACGACCTCTACGTCACCATCCCACGCGGTCAGTACAAGAAGCTGAAAGCGAATATGGCGCTCAACGCCACCATCACCGCACCGGCCAAACGCGGCGCTGGCTACGGCAAGGTCAATGTCACCCTCGATGGCAAACCGCTGCTCAATCGCCCGCTGATCGCACTCGCCGATGTGGCCGAGGGGTCGATGTTCGATCAGCTGATCGACGATGTGAAGATGATGTTCGAGTAA
- a CDS encoding septal ring lytic transglycosylase RlpA family protein — protein MKRLGLILLLLLLSGCFGSGYRVSDGAPSNSPDVSHVPNATPRYEPRARYGNPASYEVNGRRYHVKQESKGYRERGIASWYGTKFHGKLTSTRERYDMLGMSAAHKSLPLPTYAEVTNLHNGRSVVVRINDRGPFHDNRLIDLSYAAAKKLGILAKGTGLVEVRAINPGTPRLHQAIRPVGIDPDASIYLQLGAFRDRQNAERLRQRVATEAAIKAIKVSEVSSLLDTFYRVRIGPLASVESADRITQQLSRHGIDPPRVVID, from the coding sequence ATGAAGCGGCTCGGCCTCATACTCCTCCTGCTTCTACTCAGCGGCTGCTTCGGCAGTGGCTATCGGGTCAGTGATGGTGCACCGAGCAACTCACCCGACGTCTCCCACGTACCCAACGCCACTCCACGTTACGAGCCGCGCGCCCGCTACGGTAATCCCGCCAGCTACGAGGTCAACGGCCGCCGTTACCACGTCAAACAGGAGAGTAAGGGATATCGCGAGCGCGGCATCGCCTCCTGGTACGGCACCAAGTTCCACGGCAAGCTCACCTCCACCCGTGAGCGCTACGATATGCTCGGCATGAGCGCCGCGCACAAGAGCCTGCCACTGCCGACCTATGCCGAGGTTACCAATCTGCACAATGGCCGTAGCGTGGTGGTGCGCATCAACGATCGTGGTCCCTTCCACGACAACCGCCTGATCGACCTCTCCTACGCGGCGGCGAAAAAGCTCGGCATTCTCGCCAAGGGGACTGGACTGGTCGAGGTGCGGGCTATCAACCCCGGCACTCCCAGGCTGCACCAGGCGATACGACCGGTCGGCATCGACCCCGATGCCTCGATCTACCTGCAGCTCGGTGCCTTCCGCGACCGACAGAACGCCGAACGGTTACGCCAGCGCGTTGCCACTGAGGCCGCCATCAAGGCGATCAAGGTCAGCGAGGTTTCCAGTCTGCTCGATACCTTCTACCGGGTCCGTATCGGGCCACTCGCCAGTGTCGAGAGCGCCGACCGGATCACCCAGCAACTCAGCCGCCACGGCATCGATCCGCCACGCGTCGTGATCGATTAG
- the mltB gene encoding lytic murein transglycosylase B has product MRYLPIISLFTLLLSLALPSHAAQQSLLKRTAVKQFIDEMVTKHDFKSNELVNLFAQIELKESIIKAITRPAEAKPWRDYRKIFIQDSRIQGGVDYWNQNRKLLERAEAEFGVPPEIITAIIGVETRYGRHAGSYRVPDALATIAFDYPKRAKFFRKELAQYLIMAREEGFDPLSKKGSYAGAMGHPQFIPSSFRHYAIDFDGDGKRDLWESNADIIGSVAAYFKRHGWKKGEPVTTPVSVSSKDYKSLVGKGLKPKLSLQRIVSYGVEHKQPLNQEQLATLMELEGRHGDEHWIGLHNFYVITRYNHSPLYAMAVYQLSQEIAALRAEGMH; this is encoded by the coding sequence ATGCGATACCTACCCATTATTAGCCTGTTTACCCTCCTACTCTCGCTCGCCCTGCCGAGCCACGCTGCCCAGCAAAGCCTGCTCAAACGCACCGCGGTGAAACAGTTCATCGACGAGATGGTCACCAAACACGACTTCAAGAGCAACGAGCTGGTCAACCTTTTCGCTCAGATCGAGCTGAAAGAGTCAATCATCAAGGCGATCACCCGTCCCGCCGAGGCGAAGCCGTGGCGCGACTACCGCAAGATCTTCATTCAGGATTCGCGCATCCAGGGGGGTGTCGACTACTGGAATCAGAACAGAAAGCTGCTCGAGCGTGCCGAGGCGGAGTTTGGCGTGCCACCTGAGATCATCACCGCCATCATCGGGGTCGAAACCCGCTACGGCCGCCATGCCGGCAGCTATCGCGTACCCGATGCACTGGCCACCATCGCCTTCGACTACCCGAAGCGGGCCAAATTCTTCCGCAAGGAGCTGGCGCAGTACCTGATTATGGCCCGCGAGGAGGGCTTCGACCCGCTCTCAAAGAAGGGCTCCTACGCCGGCGCGATGGGTCACCCGCAGTTCATCCCCAGCAGCTTTCGCCACTACGCCATCGACTTCGATGGCGATGGCAAACGCGACCTGTGGGAGAGCAATGCCGATATTATTGGCAGCGTCGCCGCCTACTTCAAACGCCACGGCTGGAAAAAGGGCGAGCCGGTCACCACCCCGGTGAGCGTCAGCAGCAAGGATTATAAAAGTCTGGTTGGCAAGGGCCTGAAACCAAAACTCTCACTGCAACGTATTGTCAGTTACGGCGTTGAACACAAGCAGCCGCTTAATCAGGAGCAGCTCGCCACCCTGATGGAACTTGAAGGACGCCACGGTGATGAGCACTGGATCGGCCTGCACAATTTCTATGTCATCACCCGCTACAACCACAGCCCCCTCTACGCCATGGCCGTCTACCAGCTGAGCCAGGAGATTGCGGCACTGCGCGCCGAGGGCATGCACTAG
- the rodA gene encoding rod shape-determining protein RodA produces MRRLFHHLHIDVPLLLLLMLLAGLGMVVLYSASGSNGDLIVRQVTRLSVAFIVLYLFAQIPPQLLRIWTPWLFTFGILLLIAVLAFGYTGKGAQRWLDLGLFKFQPSEILKITVPMMVAWYLGERPLPPDFRRITIAALIVLIPTLLIAKQPDLGTSLLIACSGFFVLFLAGLPWRLMFGAIVLMIPASMALWFYGMHAYQRQRVLTFLNPEQDPLGSGYHIIQSKIAIGSGGIYGKGWLNGTQSQLDFLPERSTDFIFAVLSEEFGLVGVILLLVLYMLILLRTMHIATQAQDTFTRLLAGSLGLTFFIYVVVNTGMVTGLLPVVGLPLPLISYGGTSMVTLMAAFGILMSVHTHRKLLPK; encoded by the coding sequence CTGCGCAGGCTCTTCCACCACCTGCATATCGATGTACCGCTACTACTGCTGTTAATGCTATTGGCCGGGCTCGGCATGGTGGTGCTCTACAGTGCCAGCGGTAGTAATGGAGATCTCATAGTGCGCCAGGTGACCCGCCTCAGCGTCGCCTTTATCGTGCTCTACCTGTTCGCCCAGATTCCGCCACAGCTACTGCGTATCTGGACCCCCTGGCTGTTCACTTTCGGAATTTTGTTGCTGATTGCGGTACTGGCATTCGGCTATACCGGCAAAGGCGCACAACGCTGGCTCGATCTCGGTCTATTCAAGTTCCAGCCCTCGGAGATCCTCAAGATTACCGTGCCGATGATGGTCGCCTGGTATCTGGGTGAACGGCCGCTCCCCCCCGACTTTCGACGCATCACCATCGCGGCACTGATCGTATTGATCCCAACCCTGCTGATCGCCAAACAGCCCGATCTCGGCACCTCACTGCTGATCGCCTGCTCCGGCTTCTTTGTGCTGTTTCTCGCCGGTCTTCCATGGCGACTGATGTTTGGCGCAATCGTGCTGATGATCCCCGCCTCAATGGCGCTCTGGTTCTATGGCATGCACGCCTACCAGCGCCAGCGGGTACTCACCTTTCTCAATCCCGAGCAGGACCCACTCGGCAGCGGCTACCACATCATTCAGTCGAAGATCGCCATCGGATCGGGCGGAATCTACGGCAAGGGTTGGCTCAACGGCACCCAGTCACAGCTCGACTTCCTGCCGGAGCGCTCCACCGACTTCATCTTTGCGGTACTCAGCGAGGAGTTCGGTCTAGTGGGCGTAATCCTCCTGCTGGTGCTCTACATGCTGATCCTGCTACGCACGATGCACATTGCCACCCAGGCACAGGACACCTTCACCCGGCTGCTGGCCGGCAGCCTCGGCCTCACCTTCTTTATCTATGTGGTCGTCAATACCGGCATGGTCACCGGTCTGCTGCCGGTGGTGGGACTGCCGTTGCCACTGATCAGCTACGGCGGCACCTCAATGGTGACCCTGATGGCCGCTTTCGGTATCCTGATGTCAGTCCATACACACCGAAAGCTGCTACCAAAATAG
- the mrdA gene encoding penicillin-binding protein 2, with translation MVRRNTLKDHLRENRMFVDRVVVALVVMVLLLAVLVGQMVNLQIYDYPHYTTLSEGNRVRITAIPPTRGLIYDRNGVVLAENQPSFRLEITREQIEDIDATLAKLQQLITLSENDIKRFRSLYNNRRRFEGIPLRFRLNEEELSRLSVELHSLPGVAIVAHLNRHYPLGAQTAHIVGYVGRINERELRSIDPSDYSGTSHIGKIGIEKSYEDQLHGGVGVRQVEVNAQGRTLRTLSSSPPVPGKDIHLSIDTRLQRTAEVAFGDEQGALVAIDPRNGEVLAMVSRPDFDPNLFVNGISTADYRLLSDDAAQPLFNRAIRGQYPPGSTIKPLVGLAGLEYGIANPRQKTFCPGYYQLPDHEHKYRDWKKRGHGAVDLEDSIVQSCDVYFYDLANTLGIDRLHEFLGHFGLGSRTGIDLPGEARGLLPSRQWKRATRNQPWYPGETLIVGIGQGFNTATPLQLSTATAWLAMGGKRLKPHLVTRLDSDDGQEIMPHTKLKPIPIKKHDNWDLIVESMSNVVHGVRGTARRIGTDAQYQIAGKTGTAQVFGIKQEEEYEEEKIAKKLRDHALFVSYAPVEDPQIAIAVIVENGGSGGAVAAPIARAVMDRYLLESDN, from the coding sequence ATGGTTCGTAGAAACACACTCAAGGATCATCTGCGCGAAAACCGCATGTTTGTCGACCGTGTGGTCGTTGCACTGGTAGTGATGGTGCTGCTGCTGGCAGTACTGGTCGGTCAGATGGTTAACCTGCAGATCTACGACTACCCCCACTACACCACCCTCTCTGAAGGTAACCGCGTACGCATCACCGCAATCCCGCCGACACGCGGCCTGATCTACGACCGCAACGGCGTGGTACTGGCGGAGAACCAGCCCTCATTTCGACTCGAGATCACCCGCGAGCAGATTGAAGATATCGATGCCACACTGGCTAAACTACAGCAGCTGATCACCCTCAGCGAGAACGATATCAAGCGTTTCCGCTCGCTCTACAACAACCGCCGCCGCTTCGAGGGGATACCGCTACGTTTTCGTCTCAATGAAGAGGAGCTATCTCGCCTCTCGGTTGAACTGCACAGCCTGCCCGGGGTGGCGATCGTCGCCCACCTCAACCGCCACTATCCGCTCGGCGCACAGACCGCTCACATCGTCGGTTATGTAGGACGCATCAATGAACGCGAGCTACGCAGCATCGATCCCAGCGACTACAGCGGCACCTCGCATATCGGCAAGATCGGCATCGAGAAGAGTTACGAAGATCAGCTGCACGGTGGCGTCGGCGTGCGCCAGGTTGAGGTCAACGCACAGGGACGCACCCTACGCACCCTCTCCAGCTCACCACCAGTACCGGGCAAGGACATCCACCTCTCGATCGACACCCGACTGCAGCGCACCGCTGAGGTCGCCTTCGGTGATGAACAGGGTGCACTGGTCGCCATCGACCCTCGCAACGGCGAGGTGCTGGCGATGGTCAGTCGTCCCGACTTCGATCCCAACCTGTTTGTTAACGGCATCAGCACCGCAGATTATCGCCTGTTGAGCGATGACGCCGCGCAACCACTCTTTAACCGTGCCATCCGTGGCCAGTACCCGCCCGGCTCTACCATCAAGCCGCTGGTTGGACTCGCCGGGCTGGAGTACGGCATTGCTAATCCGAGGCAGAAGACCTTCTGTCCCGGTTACTACCAGCTGCCCGATCACGAGCACAAATATCGCGACTGGAAAAAACGCGGTCATGGTGCGGTCGATCTGGAGGACTCGATCGTGCAGTCGTGCGACGTCTACTTCTACGATCTGGCCAACACCCTCGGCATCGATCGCCTGCATGAGTTTCTCGGTCACTTCGGTCTCGGCAGCCGTACCGGTATCGACCTGCCGGGTGAGGCGCGTGGCCTGCTCCCTTCACGCCAGTGGAAACGTGCCACCCGTAATCAGCCCTGGTATCCGGGTGAGACACTGATCGTCGGTATCGGCCAGGGCTTTAATACCGCCACACCGCTGCAGCTCTCCACCGCCACCGCCTGGTTGGCGATGGGCGGCAAGCGCCTCAAGCCCCATCTGGTCACTCGACTCGATAGTGATGACGGACAGGAGATCATGCCACACACCAAACTCAAGCCGATTCCGATCAAAAAACACGACAACTGGGACCTCATCGTCGAGTCGATGAGCAACGTGGTGCACGGGGTACGCGGCACCGCGCGGCGCATCGGCACCGATGCCCAGTACCAGATCGCCGGTAAGACCGGCACCGCGCAGGTCTTCGGCATCAAGCAGGAGGAGGAGTACGAGGAGGAGAAGATCGCCAAGAAACTGCGCGACCACGCACTGTTTGTCTCCTACGCCCCGGTCGAAGATCCGCAGATTGCCATCGCAGTAATCGTTGAGAATGGCGGTAGTGGCGGTGCGGTTGCCGCACCCATCGCTCGTGCGGTGATGGATCGCTACCTGCTGGAGAGTGACAATTGA
- the mreD gene encoding rod shape-determining protein MreD produces the protein MTTNKRHGGWIILLTLLSALVLTIIPIPSWAEGSRPEWVLLILIYWSMALPHRVGVGIAWFMGLTLDVLKGSLLGLHGFGLAIIIYLMLKLHRRVRVFPLWQQALSLLPLLALNQLVMLWINGVLGNPGSDWYYWLPSLIGMLLWPLLFVALRGLRRHFRVS, from the coding sequence ATGACGACTAACAAACGTCATGGCGGCTGGATCATTCTGCTGACGCTGCTCTCGGCACTGGTGCTGACAATCATCCCGATCCCTAGCTGGGCCGAGGGGAGTCGTCCCGAGTGGGTGTTGTTGATCCTCATCTACTGGAGCATGGCACTGCCACACCGCGTCGGTGTCGGTATCGCCTGGTTCATGGGTCTCACCCTCGATGTACTCAAGGGTTCACTGCTGGGACTGCACGGCTTTGGTCTGGCGATCATCATCTATCTGATGCTCAAACTGCACCGGCGCGTCCGTGTCTTCCCGCTCTGGCAGCAGGCACTCAGTCTTTTACCGCTGCTAGCGCTCAACCAGCTGGTCATGCTGTGGATCAACGGTGTACTCGGCAACCCTGGCAGCGACTGGTACTACTGGCTCCCCTCGCTGATCGGCATGCTGCTCTGGCCGCTGCTGTTTGTCGCCCTGCGTGGCCTGCGCCGTCACTTCAGAGTTAGCTGA
- the mreC gene encoding rod shape-determining protein MreC: protein MKTIFTQGPFLTLRLAILLLSSVVLMTVDHRLSYLESARAGVATLLLPIQYVIELPVSAGRWVSDALSNRAMLLVENSELRDKQLLQAAKLQKLAALESENRRLRKLLNSAREIGDNVLIAELLGVDLDPYKHQVTLNKGSMHNVHVGQPILDAEGVMGQVIHVSPFSANAILITDPSHALPVQINRNGLRSLIMGTGIVGRLELQHLPNNADIRVGDLLVTSGLGGRFPAGYPVARVTEVRLDPGQPFADITAEPAAQINSSRELLLVWPAITAFDDEESS, encoded by the coding sequence ATTAAAACAATATTCACACAGGGTCCTTTTCTCACCCTTCGTCTGGCAATTCTGCTCCTCAGCTCGGTAGTACTGATGACGGTCGACCACCGTCTCAGCTACCTCGAGTCTGCGCGCGCCGGCGTTGCCACGCTGTTACTACCCATCCAGTACGTAATCGAGCTGCCTGTCTCAGCCGGTCGCTGGGTCAGTGACGCACTATCCAACCGCGCCATGCTACTGGTCGAGAACAGTGAGCTACGTGATAAACAACTACTGCAGGCGGCCAAACTACAAAAGCTGGCGGCACTGGAGAGCGAGAACCGGCGCCTGCGCAAGCTACTCAACTCGGCACGTGAGATCGGTGACAATGTATTGATTGCCGAGCTGCTCGGTGTCGATCTCGATCCCTACAAACATCAGGTCACCCTTAACAAGGGCAGCATGCACAACGTGCACGTTGGTCAGCCGATCCTCGATGCCGAGGGGGTGATGGGGCAGGTGATCCACGTCTCTCCCTTTAGCGCCAATGCGATTCTGATTACCGACCCGAGCCACGCCCTGCCGGTGCAGATCAACCGAAACGGGCTGCGCTCACTGATTATGGGCACCGGCATCGTCGGTCGTCTCGAGCTGCAACATCTGCCCAACAACGCCGACATTCGTGTCGGCGACCTGCTGGTCACCTCCGGACTCGGCGGTCGCTTCCCGGCCGGCTATCCGGTGGCGCGCGTTACCGAGGTCCGTCTCGATCCGGGCCAACCCTTTGCCGATATCACCGCAGAGCCGGCGGCGCAGATCAACAGCAGTCGTGAACTTCTGCTGGTCTGGCCGGCGATCACCGCCTTTGACGATGAAGAGTCCTCATGA
- a CDS encoding rod shape-determining protein translates to MLKSLRGLFSNDLSIDLGTANTLIYVRGQGIILNEPSVVAIRQDRGPGGPKSIAAVGAEAKLMLGRTPGNIDAIRPMKDGVIADFTITEKMLQHFINKVHESRFLRPSPRVLVCVPCGSTQVERRAIRESCMGAGAREVYLIEEPMAAAIGAGMPVDEARGSMVLDIGGGTSEVAVISLNGIVYSASVRIGGDRFDEAIVNYVRRNYGTLIGESTAERIKQEIGAAFPGTDVKEMEVKGRNLAEGIPRSFTLNSNEILEALQEPLSGIVGAVKTALEQTPPELGADVAERGIVLTGGGALLRDLDRLLIEETGLPVIVAEDPLTCVARGGGRAIEMIDEHGGDIFSID, encoded by the coding sequence ATGCTAAAAAGTCTACGCGGCCTCTTCTCCAACGATCTCTCTATCGACCTTGGAACAGCCAATACGCTGATCTACGTCCGCGGCCAGGGCATCATTCTTAACGAACCCTCTGTGGTTGCCATCCGCCAGGATCGCGGACCCGGCGGCCCCAAGAGCATCGCTGCCGTCGGAGCCGAGGCGAAACTGATGCTGGGACGCACCCCTGGCAACATCGACGCGATCCGCCCGATGAAGGACGGCGTGATCGCCGACTTCACCATCACCGAGAAGATGCTGCAGCACTTCATCAACAAGGTGCATGAATCCCGTTTTCTGCGTCCTAGCCCGCGCGTTCTGGTCTGCGTACCCTGTGGCTCCACTCAGGTCGAGCGTCGCGCGATTCGTGAATCCTGTATGGGTGCTGGTGCTCGTGAGGTCTATCTGATCGAAGAGCCGATGGCAGCCGCCATTGGTGCCGGCATGCCAGTCGATGAGGCGCGCGGTTCGATGGTACTCGACATCGGTGGCGGTACCTCCGAGGTCGCCGTTATCTCACTCAACGGCATCGTCTACTCCGCCTCGGTACGTATCGGTGGTGACCGCTTCGACGAGGCGATCGTCAACTACGTACGCCGTAACTACGGCACCCTGATCGGTGAGTCGACCGCCGAGCGCATCAAGCAGGAGATCGGTGCGGCCTTCCCTGGCACCGATGTAAAGGAGATGGAGGTGAAGGGTCGCAACCTTGCCGAGGGTATTCCACGCAGCTTCACCCTCAACTCCAACGAGATTCTCGAGGCACTGCAGGAGCCTCTCTCCGGTATCGTCGGCGCGGTCAAGACCGCACTCGAACAGACCCCGCCCGAGCTGGGTGCCGATGTCGCCGAGCGCGGCATCGTGTTGACCGGTGGTGGTGCGCTGCTGCGTGACCTCGACCGCCTACTGATTGAGGAGACCGGTCTACCGGTGATCGTCGCCGAAGACCCGCTCACCTGCGTTGCTCGCGGCGGTGGTCGCGCCATTGAGATGATCGACGAGCACGGTGGTGACATCTTCTCGATCGATTAA
- the gatC gene encoding Asp-tRNA(Asn)/Glu-tRNA(Gln) amidotransferase subunit GatC yields the protein MSLDASEVKKIAHLARLAISEEDVPEYARNLSDILNLVEQMNAVDTSGVTPMAHPLDMNQRLRPDAVSEENQREHLQAHAPATEAGLFLVPKVIE from the coding sequence ATGTCCCTCGATGCGTCGGAAGTGAAAAAGATCGCCCATTTGGCCCGTCTCGCCATTAGCGAGGAGGATGTGCCCGAATATGCGCGGAATCTTTCCGATATTCTCAACCTGGTTGAGCAGATGAATGCGGTCGATACCAGCGGTGTGACCCCGATGGCCCATCCGCTCGATATGAATCAGCGGCTGCGCCCCGATGCGGTCTCCGAAGAGAACCAGCGTGAACACCTGCAGGCACACGCCCCGGCCACCGAGGCGGGTCTGTTTCTGGTCCCCAAGGTTATTGAGTGA